TTCAAACTATCGGTGTTCCAGGTACAATCGACAATGATATAAATGGTACAGACTTTACAATCGGATTTGACACGGCTCTTAATACAATTATTGAGTCTGTTGATAAAATTAGGGATACAGCATCAAGTCATGAACGTACTTTTATTATCGAAGTTATGGGAAGAGATGCAGGAGATTTAGCATTGTGGTCAGGACTTGCTGCTGGAGCTGAAACAATTTTAATTCCAGAAGTTAAAGCTGATATTGAAGAAATTGCTGAAAAAATCCAACAAGGTATGGATCGAGGCAAAAAACACTCTATTATTGTATGTGCTGAAGGTGTTATGAGTGGCAATCAATGTGGTGAAGAGTTGAAAAAATTCATCAACATTGATACGCGCGTTTCATGTCTAGGACATATTCAAAGAGGTGGAACACCTTCTGGTATGGATAGAGTGTTAGCTTCAAGGTTAGGTGGATATGCAGTGGAACTGCTTATGCAAGGAGATAGTGCAAAAGCAGTTGGTATCCAGCAAAACAAGCTAACTTGCACACATTTTGATGAAATATTCCAAGCTGAACATAGTATTGATAACAAAATGTATGAATTAGCGCATCAATTATCTATTTAAATAAAGAAAATTTACGGAGGTCATTTTAAAATGAGAAAGACAAAAATTGTATGTACGATAGGTCCAGCATCAGAATCAGAAGAAATGTTAGAAAAATTAATGCTTGCAGGTATGAACGTTGCGAGATTAAACTTCTCACACGGTAGTCATGAAGAACATAAAGGTCGTATCGATACAATTAGAAAAGTAAGTGCAAGATTAAATAAAAACATTGGTATTTTATTAGATACTAAAGGCCCAGAAATCAGAACTAATAATATGAAAAATGGTTTAATTGAGCTTACTAAAGGTAGTGAAGTTACAGTTAAAACAACTGAAATAGAAGGTACACCTGAAGCATTTTCTGTTACTTACGAGAAATTAGCTGAAGACGTTGAAGTTGGTTCAACAATTCTTCTTGATGACGGTTTAATTGAACTAACTGTAAAATCTGTTGACGTTAATACAGGCGATGTAGTTTGTCATGTAGAGAATACAGGAGAATTAAAAAATAAAAAAGGCGTTAACTTACCAGGTGTTAAAGTAAATCTACCAGGTATTACTGATAAAGATGCTAGTGATATTCGTTTTGGTATCGACCAAAATGTTGATTTTATTGCGGCAAGTTTCGTTAGACGTTCATCTGATGTTTTAGATATTCGTTCAATTTTAGAAGAAAAAGAAAATAACACAATTAAAATTATTCCTAAAATCGAAAATGAAGAAGGTATCGATAACATTGATGAGATCCTTCAAGTTTCAGATGGTTTAATGGTAGCTCGTGGTGATATGGGTGTTGAAATTTTACCAGAAGCAGTTCCTATGGTTCAAAAACAATTAATCCAAAAATGTAATAAATTAGGTAAACCTGTTATTACAGCTACTCAAATGTTAGATTCAATGCAAAGAAATCCTCGTTGTACAAGAGCTGAAGCGAGTGACGTTGCAAACGCAATTTATGACGGTTCAGATGCAGTTATGTTATCTGGTGAAACAGCAGCTGGATTATATCCAGAAGAAGCGGTACGTACTATGCAAAATATCGCAGTTGCAGCTGAAGAAGCACAAGATTACAAAAAATTATTATCAGATCGTTCTAAAATGATCGATACGAATTTAGTTAATGCTATTGGTGTATCAGTTGCACATACGGCTTTAAACTTAAATGTAGAGTCAATCGTTGCTGCTACTGAAAGTGGTGCTACTGCACAAACAATCTCTAAATATAGACCACAATCACATATTATTGCAGTTACACCAAACGAAACAACTGCTCGTCATATGACATTAGTATGGGGTGTATTACCAGTAGTTAAAAAAGGTAAACAAACGACTGATGAATTATTAAATAATGCAGTTTCGACAGCAGTTAATACTGGATTAGTTGATAATGGTGACTTAATCATCATTACAGCAGGTGTACCAACTGGTGAATCGGGTACAACTAACTTAATGAAAATACATTTAGTTGGTGATGAATTAGCTAAAGGTCAAGGAATTGGTCATAATTCAACAGTAGGTAAAGCTGTCGTTGTTAATTCAGCAGAAGACTTAAAAGGTAAAGATTTAAGTGAATCAATCGTCGTAACACAATCAACTGATGCAGAAATGGTTCCTTATTTAGAAAATGCTAAAGGAATTGTAACTGAAGAAGGTGGATTAACATCTCACGCAGCTGTAGTTGGACTTAACTTAGGTGTTGCAACGATCGTTGGCGTAGAAGAAGCTCGTCAAAAAATAGTAGATGGCACATTAATCACATTAGATCCAAAACAACATAAAATTTATGAAGGATATGCTAACGTACTATAATTTCATATCAAAAATAAAAGCGTCTAGGACATTAACATCTTAGATTAATATAAAAGAGCGTAAATTCTTGGTTTTCAAGAATTTACGCTCTTTTTACTATAATGATACAAGAAACAGCATATTAGTTTGGGTAGTCTTGCAACATACAGCATGCACTTTCAAAATCGTAAGATTTTATAAAAATAACGTCTCATTTCACTGAATAAATCAGTGGAATGAGACGTTTTGTATTATTGAGGTTTAAACCCTTTTCTCTTCTGATTAAAATACATCAAAGTTAAAAAGATGAACCAAATAGGTGTAATCAATATAGCAATTAAAGTAACTTTATTCGTCATTAATAGTACGAATACAAATATAAAGAAGATTAAAGTTATCCATGCTACTGGAACACCACCAGGTAATTTAAATTTTGATGATTTATTTAACTCTGGAGAAATTTTACGATATCTAATATAAGCAATAATAATCAATGACCATACGACTAAAAATAATACTGTTGATACAGAAGTTACATATTTAAATACTTCTCCAGCATCTTTAATCATATAGTTTAGAAGAACAGATATCATTAATAAGAAACAACTGAAAAATGTTGCTTTATAAGGGACGCCTGATTTATTTGTTTGCCCAAACCTCTTATTAGCTTGTCCATTTTGAGAGAGACCATACAGCATTCTACTATTAGAGAATATACCGCTATTACAAGATGAAGCTGCAGCTGTAAGCACAACGAAATTAATAATTGCTGCTGCAATTGGTATGCCTATAAGACCAAATAATTTAACAAATGGACTCTCTGCAGGATCTATTTGATCCCATGGTGTAATAGACATGATGATAATTAATGACCCCACATAAAAAATCATAATGCGGATAGGTACGCTATTAATCGCTCTAGGAATTGTTTTGTGAGGGTCTTTCGTTTCTCCGGCTGTTACACCGATTAATTCAATTCCTACAAATGAGAATGCAGCCATTTGGAATGATAGGAAGAATCCATTCATACCATTTGGAAAGATGCCATCGTGGTCCCATATGTGCGTGATAGATGCTGTACCATATGGTGTGTTATAAGCCATGACAATCATGATAACACCTACAATTATTAATGCTACGATTGTCGTAATTTTGATGATTGAAAACCAAAATTCTAATTCTCCAAATAGTTTAGCAGTCATTAAGTTCATCGTCATTAAAACGAGTATTGTAAATAATGCTGTAATCCATGTCGGAATGTCTGGAAACCAAAAACTTATGTATTTTGCTACTGCTGTAACCTCTGCCATACCTGTAACAATCCAACAGAACCAATAAGTCCATCCTGTTACGTATCCAGCAAAGGGACCTATATATGTATGCGTAACATCTGCGAATGAGTGAAAATCAGTATTTGAAAGTAGTATTTCACCTAAAGCTCTCATAAATAAAAATAGAATTAATCCTATAATAATATAGGTAAGTAGTATTGAGGGACCAGCTGAATGAATGGTTTCGCCTGCGCCTAAAAACAAACCAGTACCAATTGCCCCACCAATTGCAATAAGCTGTACATGCCTATTGCTTAATTCTCTTTGTAAATTGTTAGACATAAATCAAAATACCTTCTTTCATATTCAATTTTTTATGTTTTTATTATGCGCTTACTGTCAGAAAATAGCAATTAAAAATTGAGCTAAAATCGAGTATAAATAAGTTATAAGAGTGATTTATTATTTTTATCATATATAATAATAAAAATGAATGGTTAATGAGCAATTATGTATAAATCTGATTTATATGGTAAGATATAATTAACTTAAAAATCCTGTATTGTTCACGTTTTGAAGGCGTATTTAATTTATTATATGAATATTATAAAAATGATAAATTTACATTGGTTTATTTTTATTCATATACAATTACTAACTTTTTTAAAGTTTCAAAGGTCTTCGCATTCACAAATGACCAGAAATTATATATAATGTAATATGAAAGCCATTACATATATGGGCAATTATTTAGTAAGGGGGATAAATTTATGGCACAAGTAGCAAAAGGGTTAGAAGGTATCATTGCTTCTGAAACTCAAATTAGTTCAATAATAGACAATCAATTAACTTATGCAGGTTATGAAATAGATGATCTAACTGAAAATGCATTGTTTGAAGAGGTAATGTTTTTACTTTGGAATTTAAGATTACCTAATAAGGCAGAATTAGAAGAATTGAACAAGAAGTTATTTGATTATATGACTTTAAATCCAAGAATGTATAGTCATTTTGAAGATTATGCAACGGATAAAATTCACCCAATGACAGGGTTACGTACTTCATTATCATATTTAGCGCACTTTGATCCAGAAGCAGAAGTGTTTGATGAAGAATCTAATTATGAACGTGCAATTCGTATTCAAGCGAAAATAGCTTCATTAGTAACGTCGTTTTCACGAGTAAGACAAGGTAAGCAAATTGTGAAACCTAAACAAGACTTAACATACGCAGCAAACTTCTTGTATATGTTAAAAGGCGAAGTTCCTAGTGATGTTGAAGTTGAAGGTTTCAATAAAGCGTTAATTTTACATGCAGATCACGAATTTAATGCTTCTACATTTACAGCAAGAGTTGCCGTTTCAACATTATCAGATATGTATTCAGGGGTAACTGCAGCAGCAGGCGCGCTTAAAGGACCATTACATGGTGGTGCAAATGAGCAAGTTATGAAAATGTTAACTGAAATTGGTACTGTAGATAAAACAGATGATTATATTAAAGAAAAAATAGCAAACAAAGAAAAAATTATGGGCTTTGGACATAGAGTATACAAAAACGGAGACCCTAGAGCTAAATATTTAAAAGAAATGAGTCGTCGAATAACGGACGAATCAGGTCAAAAAGAATTATTCGAAATTTCATTACGTATAGCTGAGATCATGAAAGAAGAAAAAGGCTTATTACCT
This portion of the Mammaliicoccus vitulinus genome encodes:
- a CDS encoding amino acid permease, with protein sequence MSNNLQRELSNRHVQLIAIGGAIGTGLFLGAGETIHSAGPSILLTYIIIGLILFLFMRALGEILLSNTDFHSFADVTHTYIGPFAGYVTGWTYWFCWIVTGMAEVTAVAKYISFWFPDIPTWITALFTILVLMTMNLMTAKLFGELEFWFSIIKITTIVALIIVGVIMIVMAYNTPYGTASITHIWDHDGIFPNGMNGFFLSFQMAAFSFVGIELIGVTAGETKDPHKTIPRAINSVPIRIMIFYVGSLIIIMSITPWDQIDPAESPFVKLFGLIGIPIAAAIINFVVLTAAASSCNSGIFSNSRMLYGLSQNGQANKRFGQTNKSGVPYKATFFSCFLLMISVLLNYMIKDAGEVFKYVTSVSTVLFLVVWSLIIIAYIRYRKISPELNKSSKFKLPGGVPVAWITLIFFIFVFVLLMTNKVTLIAILITPIWFIFLTLMYFNQKRKGFKPQ
- the pfkA gene encoding 6-phosphofructokinase — translated: MKKIAVLTSGGDSPGMNAAIRAVVRKAIYHDIEVYGVYQGYLGLINDNIEKLELGSVGDMIQRGGTFLYSARCPEFKEKEVRAKAIENLEKRGIEGLVVIGGDGSYRGAQRLSEEAKNLQTIGVPGTIDNDINGTDFTIGFDTALNTIIESVDKIRDTASSHERTFIIEVMGRDAGDLALWSGLAAGAETILIPEVKADIEEIAEKIQQGMDRGKKHSIIVCAEGVMSGNQCGEELKKFINIDTRVSCLGHIQRGGTPSGMDRVLASRLGGYAVELLMQGDSAKAVGIQQNKLTCTHFDEIFQAEHSIDNKMYELAHQLSI
- the pyk gene encoding pyruvate kinase, whose amino-acid sequence is MRKTKIVCTIGPASESEEMLEKLMLAGMNVARLNFSHGSHEEHKGRIDTIRKVSARLNKNIGILLDTKGPEIRTNNMKNGLIELTKGSEVTVKTTEIEGTPEAFSVTYEKLAEDVEVGSTILLDDGLIELTVKSVDVNTGDVVCHVENTGELKNKKGVNLPGVKVNLPGITDKDASDIRFGIDQNVDFIAASFVRRSSDVLDIRSILEEKENNTIKIIPKIENEEGIDNIDEILQVSDGLMVARGDMGVEILPEAVPMVQKQLIQKCNKLGKPVITATQMLDSMQRNPRCTRAEASDVANAIYDGSDAVMLSGETAAGLYPEEAVRTMQNIAVAAEEAQDYKKLLSDRSKMIDTNLVNAIGVSVAHTALNLNVESIVAATESGATAQTISKYRPQSHIIAVTPNETTARHMTLVWGVLPVVKKGKQTTDELLNNAVSTAVNTGLVDNGDLIIITAGVPTGESGTTNLMKIHLVGDELAKGQGIGHNSTVGKAVVVNSAEDLKGKDLSESIVVTQSTDAEMVPYLENAKGIVTEEGGLTSHAAVVGLNLGVATIVGVEEARQKIVDGTLITLDPKQHKIYEGYANVL
- a CDS encoding citrate synthase — encoded protein: MAQVAKGLEGIIASETQISSIIDNQLTYAGYEIDDLTENALFEEVMFLLWNLRLPNKAELEELNKKLFDYMTLNPRMYSHFEDYATDKIHPMTGLRTSLSYLAHFDPEAEVFDEESNYERAIRIQAKIASLVTSFSRVRQGKQIVKPKQDLTYAANFLYMLKGEVPSDVEVEGFNKALILHADHEFNASTFTARVAVSTLSDMYSGVTAAAGALKGPLHGGANEQVMKMLTEIGTVDKTDDYIKEKIANKEKIMGFGHRVYKNGDPRAKYLKEMSRRITDESGQKELFEISLRIAEIMKEEKGLLPNVDFYSATVYHSMGIDHDLFTPIFAISRMSGWTAHILEQYRTNRIMRPRAEYTGERNRKYEAIEKR